A stretch of the Nostoc sp. HK-01 genome encodes the following:
- a CDS encoding transposase has translation MPSQEDLVVMDVTESPIERPKRGQKKFFSGKTGEHTLKTQLVIHQKNSQIICIGHGK, from the coding sequence ATGCCATCACAAGAAGATTTAGTTGTGATGGATGTGACTGAAAGCCCAATTGAAAGACCAAAAAGAGGTCAAAAGAAATTTTTCAGTGGTAAAACCGGAGAACATACTTTAAAAACCCAATTAGTTATTCACCAAAAAAACAGTCAAATCATCTGTATAGGTCATGGTAAGTGA